From Microbacterium rhizosphaerae:
CTCGTCGTCCTTGGAGATGACGAGGGAGTGCTCGACGACCTCCTGGTCGAAGTCGGCGGCGAGCCGCGCGAGACGAGCCCCGAGCTCCTGCAGCTCGTCCACCGGGCTCAGCTCGAGCGCGAGGCCCTCCAGCGCCGCCATGATCGGAGCCAGGTCCTCGAACTCGTGCTTGCTGAGCGGCACGAACCGGAAGCCCTTGCCGTTCTCGCTCTCGATCTGGCCCTCGCTCTCGAGGGCGATGAGCGCCTCGCGCAGGGGCGTGCGACTGACGCCGAGCTCCGCGGCGAGCTGCACCTCGTTGATGCCCTCGCCGGGCTGGACGATCCCGGACCGCATGCGCGCGAGCAGTTCGTCGCGCACCTGCGACCGGAGGTTCTTGCGTTCGATCGCCATGTCAGTCCCTTGGTCGGTGCTTCAGCCTAGAGCTTGACCCGAGACGGCGACGGCCCTACGCTTAATGTATACAGAATACATTGAACAGGGATTCTGTACAGCCCCCGACTCGGAGAGGAGCCCCATGGCCGACACCCCCCGCGCCGTGCGCATCGATGCGCTGGCCTTCGGCGGCGACTACAACCCCGACCAGTGGTCGGAGGACGTCTGGGCCGAGGACATGCGCCTCATGCGCGATGCCGGCGTGAACATGGTGAGCCTGCCGATCTTCAGCTGGCCGCAGCTCGAGCCCGAGCCCGGCGTGTACGACTGGGGCTGGCTCGACCGCATCATGGATCTCCTCCACGAGAACGGCATCGCGATCGACCTCGCGACCGCGACGGCGACACCGCCCAGCTGGCTGCTGCGGGCGCATCCCGAGATGATGCCGATGGATGCCGACGGCCACCGCCTCGAGTTCGGCTCACGGCAGGCCTACTGCCCGAGCTCGCCGGTGTGGCGCCAGAACGTCGCCCGCATGGCCCGCGCGATGGCCGAGCGCTACGGCGACCACCCGGGGCTCGCCATGTGGCACATCTCGAACGAGTACGGCGACCACGTCTCGCGCTGCTGGTGTCCCGAGTCGGCCGCGCACTTCCGCCGGTGGCTGCGGGATCGCTACGGCGACCTCGACGGGCTCAACGACGCCTGGGGCGTGAACGTGTGGGGACAGCGCTACACATCGTGGGACCACATCGAGACGCCCAAGAAGGCGCCGGGGCCCATCACCCCGACGCAGCTCCTCGACTTCGAGCGCTTCTCGTCCGACGCGATGCTCGAGCTCTTCCGGATCGAGGTGGACGTCCTGCGCGAGGTCACGCCCGACATCGCGGTGACGACGAACTTCATGAGCATGTTCCGCGACCTGGACTACTGGGATTTCGCCGCGGCCGAGGACGTCGTGACCGACGACGGCTACCCCGACCCCGCCGACCCGACCTCGCACGTGGGCGCCGCCCTGAACTACGGGCTCATGCGATCGCTGAAGGGCGGCCGGCCATGGCTGCTGCTCGAATCGTCGGCGAGTGCGACGAGCTGGCGCGACATCAACGTCCCGAAGGCGCCCGGCAAGATCCGGGTCGAGAGCCTGCAGGCCGTCGCGCACGGATCCGACGCCGTGATGTTCTTCCAGTGGCGCCAGGCCGCCTACGGCCAGGAGAAGTTCCACTCGTCGATGCTCGGCCACCGCGGCGAGCGCTCGCGGTCGTTCCAGGAGACCAAGGCGCTCGGACACGAGCTGAAGCGCCTGGAGGTCGTGCGCGGCACCCGCGTCCGCTCGCGCGTCGCGCTCGTCGTCGACTGGGACTCGTGGTGGGGCTCGAGCGCCGTGGAGTCGCTGCCCTCGCAGCGCCTGAACTGGGCGCGGCAGGCCCGCGCGTGGCAGCGCGCGCTGCACCTGCTCGGACACCCGGTCGACGCCGTCAAGGCCGCCGGTCCGTTCGACGGGTACGACGTCGTCGTCGCCCCGAACCTCTACATCGCGGATGCCGAGCAGGCCGCAGCCCTCACCGCCTTCGCCGAAGCCGGCGGCACCGTCGTCGTCGGGCCGTTCTCCGGCGTCGTCGACGACACCGAGAAGGTGCACGAGGGCGGCGCACCCGGACCCTTCCGGGAGCTCCTCGGGGTCGAGGTCGACGAGCAGTGGCCCGTCGACGACGGCCTGGCCGAGATCGTCGCCTACGGTTCGCACGCCTACGACAGCCCGATCTGGGGCGAATGGATCGAGGTCCTTCCGGGCACCGAGGTCCGCGGGTCGTACGCGAGCGGTGAGCTCGGCGGGCTCCCGGCCGTCACCTCGCGGGCGATCGGCGCGGGGTCGGCCTGGTATGTCAGCTGCGTGCTCGACGACGACGGGCTCGTCGCCGTGCTGCGGGATGCGCTCGCCGGCGCAGGCCTGCCGGCCCGCGCGCGGGTCGACATCCATCTCGAGGCGGTCACCCGCTCCGACGCCGACACCGACTACACGTTCGTCCTCAACCACGGCCGTACGCCCCTGACGGTCGAGGTGCCGGACGGCGCACACGACCTCATCACCGGCGGCACGACCGCCCCGACCCTCACGCTCGAGCGCTTCGGCGTCGTCGTCCTCGCGACCCCGCGCGGCGAGAGCGCCCCGTTCATCACCCTCGCACCAGAAAGACTGCCGTGAGCGAACCGTTCGTCCATCCGTACATCCCCAACACAGCCCCCGAGGTCAAGGCCGAGATGCTCGCCGCGGTGGCGGCGGCAAGCGCCTCGGAGTTCTATGCGGACGTCCCGGCCGACCTGCGCCTGCACCGCCCGCTGAACGTGCCGGCACCGCTGCCGGCCGAGCAGGATCTGGCGCGCCACGTCCGGGGGATCCTCGCGCAGAACCGCACGACCGAGGAGCGTCTGAGCTTCCTCGGTGCGGGCACCTACAACCACTATGTGCCCGCGGTCGTGGACGAGGTGATCCGTCGGAGCGAGTTCCTCACGGCCTACGCCGGCGAGCCCTACGAGGACCACGGCCGCTTCCAGGCGCTGTTCGAGTACCAGTCGCTCATGGCCGAGCTGCTGGCGATGGATGTCGTGAACGTCCCCACGTACGACGGCTATCAGGCCGCGGCCACCGGGCTCTCCATGGCCGGCCGGCTCACGGGCCGCGGCCGCGTGCTCGTCGTCAGCGACGTGCTGCCCGAGAAGGACTCGAAGGTGCGCGACTACGTTCGTGCAGCACTCGAGATCGAGGTCGTGCCGACCGTCGACGGCACCGCCGATGTCGCGGCCCTGCGCGAGCGCCTCGGCGACGACGTCGCGGCCGTGTGGGTCGAGACGCCGAGCTTCACCGGCGCCGTCGAGACGCGGCTGCGGGAGATCTCCGACGCAGCGCACGCCGTCGGCGCGGTCGTCGTGGTCGGCACCGACCCGATCGGGTACGGCGTGCTGACGCCCCCGGCGCTCCACGGCGCCGACATCGTCACGGGCGACATCCAGTCGCTCGGCCTGCACCAGTGGTTCGGCGGCGCGCACGCCGGCTTCATCGCGGTGCACGACGACCCCCGGTTCGTGATGGAGATGCCCTCGCGCCTGTTCGGGCTGGAGTCGACGGACGTTCCGGGCGAGTACGGCTTCGGCGATGTGGCGTACGACCGCACGTCGTTCGCGCACCGCGAGGACGGCAAGGAATGGGTGGGAACCGCCGCCGCGCTGTGGGGCATCGCCGCCGGCGTGCACCTGTCGCTCATGGGTCCCCAGGGCATGGCCGAGCTCGGCGAGCTGCTGCTCGCCCGCACCCGCTACGCGCAGCGCGAGCTCTCCGCCATCCCGGGCGTCGCCCTCGGCGACGGCGCCCTGCACCTGCGGGAGTTCACGGTCCGGTTCTCCTCGGCATCCGCCCCCGACCTCGTCGCGGCGCTGCGCGCCGACGGCATCGAACCCGGAGTCGTCGTGGACGACAGCACGCTCCTCGTGTGCGTGACCGAGACGACCTCCGCCGCCGACATCGACCGCCTCGCCGCCGCGATCGCCGCGGCGCTGAACACCCGTGAGGAGCAGGCCGCATGAGCCTTCCCGTCGCCCCCAAGCCGAGTCCGCGCCGCTTCCACCAGGCCAGCTGGGACGAGCCGATCGTCTTCGAGCTGTCCACGCCGGGCGAGCGCGGCATCCTGATCCCGTCCGTCGAGCCCTCGGTGCGCGAGGCTGTGGGTGATGTCGTGGCAGCCCTTCCCGAGGGGATGCGGCGTCCCGCGCCGCCGGCGCTGCCCGAGATCGCCCAGATGCGCGTGCTGAAGCACTACCTGCGCCTCTCGCAGGAGAACCTCGGCTCCGACCTCAACGTCGACATCGGCCAGGGCACGTGCACCATCAAGTACTCGCCCAAGATCAACGACCAGCTGATCGAGGTGCCGCAGCTGCGAGCGCTGCATCCGGCTCAGGACCCGGCGGACACGCAGGGGGCGTTGGAGATGCTCTGGCGGCTCGAGCGCCTGATGGCGGAGATCTCCGGGATGGATGCCGTCTCCCTGGCATCGCCCGGGGGCTCGGCGGGCATCTGGACCAACATCGCGATGATCCGCGCCTACCACGCGTCGCGCGGCGAGGGCGAGCAGCGCGACGAGGTCATCACGACGATCTTCAGCCACCCGTCGAACGCGGCCGCGGCGAAGGTCGCCGGCTACAAGGTCATCACGATCCACCCGGACACCGACGGCTACCCCGACCTCGGCGCGCTGAAGGCCGCGCTCTCCGAGCGCACCGCGGCGATCATGGTCACCAACCCCGAGGACACCGGCATCTACAACCCGGCGATCCAGGAGTGGGTCGAAGCGGCGCACGCCGTGGGCGCGCTCGCATCGTACGACCAGGCCAATGCCGCAGGCATCCTCGGCATCACCCGCGCGCGGGACGCCGGATTCGACGTCTGCCAGTTCAACCTCCACAAGACGTTCTCGGCGCCGCACGGCTCCGGCGGGCCGGGCGCCGCGGCCAACGCCGTCAGCGCTGCGCTCGAGCCGTTCCTCCCCGGGCCGCGGGTCGAGCGGGTCGACGGGCGCTTCGTCGTCCGCGAGGCGGGCGACCTGTCGATCGGGCACGTCGCGCCGGCGCACGGCGTCATCCTGCACGTGGTGCGCGCCTACGCCTGGATCATGGCGCTCGGCGCGGAGGGGATGCTGGCCGCCTCGCAGATCGCGGTGCTCAACAACAACTATCTGCTCCAGCGCGTGCTCGAGATCCCCGGGGCGTCCGCACCCTACGCGACGGGGCGTCGCCGCATCGAGCAGGTGCGCTACTCGTGGCAGGAGCTGTTCGAGCAGACCGGCATCACGTCGGAGGAGATCGGCATCCGCATGGCCGACTACGGCTTCCACTACTGGACGAGCCATCACCCGTACGTCGTGCCGCAGCCGTTCACCCTCGAGCCGACCGAGTGCTACTCGAAGGCCGAGATCGACGAGTACGTCTCCGCCCTGGCCCAGGTCGCGCGCGAAGCGCGCGAGACGCCGGAGCTCGTGCGGACAGCCCCGCACAACCAGACCGTGCACCACACCCACCACGACGACCTCGACGACCCCGAGCGCTGGGCGATCACGTGGCGCGCCTATCGCCGGAAGTACTTCGGCGAGACGCCGGCGGACTTCTCGGCGCCGGCAGACCTCGCCGGAGCCGCGGCCTAGGCGCATGCTCGGGCTCATCGTCAATCCCGTCGCCGGCGTCGGCGGCCCCGCGGGGCTCGCCGGCTCCGACGGCGCGGACGTGCAGCGCTCGGCGCTCGAGCGCGGGGCATCCGCCCGCGCGTCGCAGCGTGCTGCGCTCGCGCTCACAGGGCTGCCGGCCGGCACATCCGTGCTGACGGCGGCGGGGACGATGGGGGAGGATGCCGTGCGCGATGCCGGGCTGTCGGCATCCGTCGTCTACGCGCCCGGCTCACCCACGACATCGGCGGACACGAGTGCCGCCGCGCAGGCCCTCGCCGAGGCCGGGGCGACCCTCATCCTCTTCGCCGGCGGCGACGGCACCGCCCGTGACGTCGCTGCCGGACTGATCCCGCATGAAGAGGTCGCGGCGCTCGGCATTCCGGCGGGCGTGAAGATGTACTCCCCGGTGTTCGCGGTGAGCCCGCGGGCCGCGGGCGGGCTGGCCGCCGCCTGGCTCGACGGGGGACTTCCCGTCCAGGAGCGGGAGGTGCTCGACATCGACGAGGCCGCGATGCGGCGGGCCCGTGTCGAGCCGCGGCTCTACGCCATGCTCCCGGTGCCCTACCGAGCCGGGCGCACGCAGGCCCGCAAGGCGGCGACCCCGGTGGACGAGCGGGATGCGGCGGCCACCGCGGCGCGGGGGGCGGCATCCCTTCTGCGACCCGGTGTGCGGTACCTCCTCGGTCCCGGCGGCACGATGGCCGAGCTTGCCCGCGCGCTCGGCGTCGAGAAGACGCCGCTCGGCGTCGACGTCGTGCTCGACGGGCGCATCGTGTGCGCCGGCGCGTCCGAGCAGCAGCTGCTCGCCGAGATCGCGCAGGGTCCGGCCCAAGCCGTCGTCTCGGTCATCGGCGGGCAGGGCTTCCTGCTCGGCCGCGGGAACCAGCAGCTGTCCGCGCGCGTGCTGCGTGCCCTGAGACCCGAGCCGCTCATCGTCGTCGCACCCGACTCGAAGCTCATCGACCTGCACGGCCGGCCGCTGCTCGTCGACACCGGCGACCCGGACGTGGATGCCGCGCTCGCGGGGTATGTCCGTGTCGTCACCGGGGTCGGCGCATCCAGTCTCTACCCTGTCCACGCACCCGAACTCCTGGAGGAGAACCATGCGTCTTGAAGGCAAGAAGGCCATCGTCACCGGAGGCGCGGGCGGCATCGGCCGCGCCACGTCGCTCGCGTTCGCGGCCGAGGGCGCATCCGTCGCCGTCGTCGACCTGAACGCGGACGCCGCGGCGGCCGTCGCGGAGGAGATCCGCGCGGCGGGCGGAACCGCGATCGCCGTCGCCGCCGACGTCTCGAGCGAGCCCGACATCGAGCGCGTCATCGCCGCGGTCGTCTCGCAGTTCGGCGGCATCGATGTCGTGTTCAACAACGCGGGCATCATCCGCCGCACGACCGCCGTCGAGACCTCCGTCGAGGAGTGGGACCGCGTGTTCGGCGTCAACGTCCGGGCGATCTTCCTCATGTGCAAGCATGTCGTGCCCATCATGGCGGCCGCCGGCGGCGGCTCGATCGTCAACACCGGCTCCGGCTGGGGCCTCAAGGGCGGCGGGCAGGCGATCTCGTACTGCGCCTCCAAGGGCGCCGTCGTCAACATGACCCGCGCCCTGGCCATCGACCACGGCCCGCAGGGCATCCGCGTCAACTCCGTCAATCCGGGGGATGTGGACACCGGGATGCTGCGCGACGAGGCACGGCAGCTCGGCCAGGACCAGGCCGGCTTCCTCGCCGAGGCGGCCGACCGGCCGCTGCAGCGCATGGGACAGCCGAGCGAGATCGCGGCCGCCGTCGTGTGGCTCGCGAGCGACGATTCGTCCTACGTCACGGGGTCGGCGCTCGTCGTCGACGGGGGCGGCATCGCCTGAGAGGGTTTCGTGGAAACCCGCCGGGCGCGGGTCGGGGAAACCTCACGCCCGGCGGGCGCTGCCGGCCGGAGCACGCGGAGCGCGCCGGTGGCCGGCACGTTCGCCGACGTGCCGGCCACCGTTCACCGCCCTCAGTGGTTCAGGATGGTGAACTGCTCCGTGCCACAGGTCGACGTGGCGGACTTGTTGTTGGTGTCCCCGCCGTAGCTGGAAGCCCAACGCCAAGTCCCTTCAGTGCTTGCCACGAAGGACGTGTTGCTGGTGGAGTAGGTGCCGTTCCCGCTCGCGACGGGGACGGTCTCGGTGTACTGCACTGCGCCCGTGCAGGTGGTGTCGCCAGGCGCATACAGGTTGAACGTGATCGAACCGGTCGGGTTGAAGCCGCCCGACAGGGTGAACGAGTCGTTCGGGATCAGGCTCTGCGCGGTGGAGACACTCGGCTGCTTCGGGTTGACCGTCAGCACCTCGGACGTGCACGCGCTCGTGGCGGTGTTGTTGTTCGCGTCGCCCGAGTAGACCGCCTGCCAGTAGAACGTTCCGACGCTGTTGAACGCGAGGCCGTTGGAGTCGGTCACGACGCCGTTGGTCACGGCTTTCGTGCCGGCATCCCGAGCGCCCAGCGAGCACGCGCTGTCGGTGTACACGGTGTATGTCACCGTTCCCCCTGCGTTCCCCGAGGCGCCGCTCAGCGTGGCCGAGTCATGCACCGTCGAGCCCACATCCACGCTGGTCGCCGACAGCGTCGTCGCGATCGTCGGACTGTTCGTGTAGTGGTTCGTGTACGTGCAGGTCACGTTCTGGCCCGGACTGAGGCTGATCGAGACCGCCTTGCCGGTGATCTGCTCGGCGGTATCGCAGGTCAGGCTCACGAAGTCCCACCCTGTCGGGTTGGTGCCCTCGGTGACGCCGTAGGTACCCTGGCCGAGGTTCTGGAAGACCCGCTGGCCGCCTCCTGCGAGGCTGAAGGACGCAGGCGTCAGATTCGACGTCGTGTACGGGAACGTGGTCGTGTCACCGGCCGGAGCGTTCTGCGTGACCTTGTTGATCGTGATGCTGCCGCAGTTCGAGATGTTCACGCCGATCGGGGCGATGAAGTCCTTCACCTCGGCCGTGAACGACGACGACGAGCGGCTCTTGATGAACGCCGACCCGAACGCCTCGCACACCCCCGGGGGGAAGACCCCGGCAGCCGTCAGGTTGATCGCCGCCTCGCCGAACAGCCCGACACCCAGGTTGCCCCCCGCGATCGGCTCCGCGATCTGCGCGGTGTTCACCGCGCCTTCCGCGGTCGTCGAGCCGAGCGTCTTGTGGTTGCCCCAGCACGGCAGCGCGTTCGCCGAGAAGCAGCTCGAGACCGAGTCGCCGTGCGCGGCCGTGAGCCACGTGTTCAGACCCAGCGTCGGAGTGCCGCTGCCGCCGAAGTCGTACGTGACCAGCAGGTCACCCGCCGTGCGGTTGAGCGTGACGGCTCCCGTCGTGTTCGCCGTGAACCCCGTCGTGGTCTTCTGGTTGATCTCGAAGTCGAGGTTCGCGTTGCCGATGTTGACCAGGCGCTCCCAGGCGAGGTAGAGGAAGATATCGCCGTTCGAGACCTGCTCCGACGCCTCGTAGAAGCGGGTCAGGTCGTTCTTGTTGGGGGGAATCGAGCCGTTGACGACAGTGACGGCGGGGTTGTCCTCCTTGGTGCCCTGACCGAACGCGTTGTCGCTCGAGCCCGAGGCTTTGTCGATGCCGGTGTTGAGGCCGGCGACGTTGTCCCAGTCGGTGTTGGTTCCGGTGTGGACCATGTTGCCGTCGTTGCCCTCGAAGGTGCTGCCGGTCAGGATGGCGTCAGCGGCACCGGGCGTCAAGAACGCGACGGCGAAGGCGCTGACGACGCCGATACAGATGAGCCCCCGCCGGCGCGCCGGTGGGAGGTCGTGCGTGGACATGGTGAAACTCGCTTTCCGGGCGTCATGCGCCCTGCGCGCCGGCTTCTTTCCACCGGCATGCGGATATGGTCGGCGACCGGGTCGGCGCGCAGCGAGTGACGGCGCGGAGATGCTCTCCGCGCAGGTTGATGGTGCGTGTGAACGTGTGCGAGCGGGATCGCTCGAATGCGTGTGGTCCCCAGTCTCGGCGGTCCCTGCCCGTGCATCGCGAGTTTCGGGTGGCGACATCCGGAATATGTCCGTGGCTGGTCCGCCTGCGTCGGTGCCCCCACAGCACCGGCTCGGTGCGGAATTCTACACTCAGTTCAGATTCGCGGTCAAGGAAAAACTGGACGAGGGCGAATGCTCGCGATCGCCGCGGGCGGCGCGGCGGTCGGTGCGGTGCTCGCCTCGCGTCGCGTCGGGCGGCGGCCGGTGTAGCGCCGACCTGCGGAGCGTCGGCGTGGCGCCGAACACGTCCATGCCACGCCGAGCGTGGGCAGAATGGCCACATGCTCACCGACGACGAAGTGGCGGAGCTCGCTGCTCTGCGCGCGAGGGCGTTCGGCCCCGACGCGGATCTGACCGACGATGCCGCCGGGCTGGCGCGGCTGGCCGAGCTGGAGAGTCGCGCTCATGCCCCGCTCTCCGATGGGGAGACCGCACGGACGAGGGGCGCGGATGCCGCGCCGTCACCGCTTCCCGCGGAGTCGGCGGCACCGTCGGCATCGACATCCATCCCCGACGAGTCTGCCGTGAGCCCGGCCCCGCGCGCCGCGAGCGAATCGTCCGGCCAGGTCCATTCCCCCCCGGCTCGCACTGCGTCGGCCACAGCGCCGTCGGATGCGGCGGCATCCTCAGATCAGGCGCTCCCGCCGTCGTCGACCTCGGCCGGCGACGCCCCGGGTCCGGCCGCACCGCGCTCGCCGCGCTCGCCGCGCCGGACGTGGAGCCGTCGCGCCGTCCTGCTCGTCGGGATCCCGATCGTCGCGGTCGCGTGTGCGGTCGGGGCCGGGGCCGGAGCTGTGGCCGCCTCGCAGACGGCGGGCACCACGCCGTCCCCGAGCACGACGCTCGCGGCGGCGTATGTGGCCAGCCTGCGATCGGTCAGTCAGACGCACACGTGGGATGAAGGCTCCCCCCGGCTGCTCGGCGACCTCGATCGCACCCTCGTATGGGGAGGCACGACCGCCGGCGGCAGCGTCACGTGCGTCGTCGTGGACAACGTCCCCGGAGGCCCGATCAGCACCTGTCAGGCGACAGATGCCCTCACGACGAGCGGCGTCGGCGTGAGCATCTCGGATCCGAGGAGCGAGGCCGTGCGCACGTACGTGGCATGGCCGAACGGCGCTCCGACGCTCACCTACTCGACGGACGACCCGAATCCCTCACCGTGACGAGGACCGCCTGCGCGGCTCAGCGCGCGGCAGGACGGGCAGTGGATGCGCCGCCGCCGTTGCCGCGACCACCCCGACGTCGTCCGCGCGCGGGAGCACCGCCATCCGTGGCACGTCCACCGGAGCCGTTGCCGGAGCCGCTCGCGGTGCTGTAGACGCTGCTGTATCCGGAGCCCTTCGCCGCGCCGTATCCAGCGCCACTGCCGGCCCGGCTGCGGGGAGCTCCGGCCCGAGCGGGAGCGCCCTGCGCGCCACCGGCACGCGATCCGTTGCCGGAGCCGCCGCGGCCGGATCCGTTGCCGGAGCCGCCGCGCGAGCCGCCCTGGACGGGCTGGGCCACGATAGTCGGCTTCACGGTCGGCGCGAGGTCGCCCACGAGCGCCGACACGGCGGGAGCGCCCGGGGTCACGGCCTCGAGCGGCACGGAGATCTGGGCCTTCTTCAGCAGATCGGACACGTCGCGACGCTGCGCGTCGAGCGCGACCGTGACGACCGTGCCCTCCGCGCCTGCGCGGGCCGTGCGGCCGGAGCGGTGCAGGTACGCCTTGTGCTCCATCGGCGGGTCGACGTGCACGACCAGTTCGACGTCGTCGACGTGCACACCGCGCGCAGCAACATCCGTCGCCACGAGCACGCGCACACCACCCGCATCCGGCGCGGCGCTGAACGCGGCGAGGTTGCGCTCGCGGGCGTTCTGGCCGAGGTTGCCGTGCAGGTCGACGGCGGGGATGCCGGAGGCCGTGAGCTGCTTCGCGAGCTTCTTGGCCTGGTGCTTCGTGCGGGTGAAGAGGATGCGCCGGCCGCGGCCGCCCGCGAGGTGGCGGACGAGCTCTGTCTTCTCCTCGGCCGAGGGGACGACGAAGACGCGGTGGGTCATGACGCCCTGCGGCACGCTCGCCTCGTCGACCTCGTGCAGCACCTCATCCTGGAGGAAGCGGCGGACGAGTGTGTCGACGCCACGGTCGAGCGTGGCGCTGAAGAGCATGCGCTGCCCGCCCTGCGGCGTGGCGGCGAGGATGCGGGTCACGCCCGGCAGGAAGCCGAGGTCGGCCATGTGGTCGGCCTCGTCGAGCACGGTGATCTCGATGCGGTCGAGGCGCACGACGCCCTGCTTCATGAGGTCTTCGAGACGGCCGGGGCACGCCACGACGATGTCGACACCCGCCCGGAGCGCCTGCTCCTGCGGCTTCTGGCTCACGCCGCCGAACACGGTCGTGACGGTGAGGCCGGAGGCATCCGCCAGGGGCTTGATGGTCGCGGCTATCTGGGTCGCGAGCTCGCGTGTCGGAGCGAGGACGAGGCCGCGCGGGCGGCCGGAGGTTCGGGCCGCCGCTCCGGCGCCGGAGAGGCGGGCGACGAGGGGCAGGGCGAACGCGATGGTCTTGCCGCTGCCTGTGCGGCCGCGGCCGAGCACGTCACGGCCGGCGAGGGCGTCGGGCAGCGTGTCGCGCTGGATCGGGAAGGGCTCCGTCTTGCCGGATGCGGTGAGGACGGAGGCGAGGCGTGCAGGGACGCCGAGGTCGAGGAAGGAAGGCATGGGTGCTTTCTGAGATCGCCGCGAGGAAGCGGCGGGAAGGCGGATGCGGGGTATCCCGCAGGACATCGCCGATCGACAGTTCGTCTGGCTCACGGGCCAGGCACGGCTCGCTGCATGAGCAGGGCCGGAAGCGACGTCGACGCAGGCGGGCATTCGGGAGCACCGCCGGGCACAACGCTATCAGGCGAAGCTGGGGGACAGCGGCGAGAGGACGGCTTTCGGGTCGTTGATCGGAATTATGTTCTTGTCTTGCTTGGTGACCTGGCGTACTATAAGGTACAGAGATTCGGATGTGGATGCGGTGGCATCCGGTGGATGGGTGAGCTGCGTGGCGTGAGCCGCGGGACTGTTGACGATCGAGTGGTGCCTTCTGGCGCAGGAATCTCGTTCGATCCGTCCCCTGATCTCGAGAGCTCCCATGACCACCGCTCCACCGTCTTCACCGTCTCCGGACGCCCCTCCACCCGACGATGCGTCGTCTCCGTGCGCGAGGGATTCCGTGCTCGCCGCCGGTGATCTCGTCGATGAGTTCGCGGCGGGACGCGTGGCGCGGGCGGTGGCTGATGCGGCCGAGATCCGGTTGCTCGACCGCGCGTGGGCAGGGGTGCTGACGTCGCCCGTCGCGAACCGGGATGAGCGACGGAGCGCGGAGATCGCCCAACGCTCCCTGGTCGCGGAGTTCGCGACCGCCGTGCGGGTCAGCGAGTGGACGGCATCCCGCCTGCTGGGCGAGGCGCACGACCTGTGCCGACGATTCCCGGCCGCGGTCGCCGCGCTCGAAGAGGGACGCATCTCGCGTCAGCACCTTGCCGTCATCCACGATGCCGGCGGGTCCCTCCTTGATGACGATGCCCGCGGGGCGTTTGTGGCGGCGGTGCTCAATCGGGCGGTGACTTTGACTCCGGGCCTGCTGAAGCCGGTCGCCCGAATTCTGGCCGACCGATATGCCGAGCGACCCGTGGACGACCGGTGTGCCGAAGCCGCGGCAGGGCGCCGAGTGGAGGTGTGCGATCTGCCGGACGGTGTGAGCCAGCTCGTGTTCAACGGCCCCGCGACCCTCGTCCACGGGATCGACGATCGGCTCACGGCGCAGGCCCGGCAGATCATCGCCGACCGTGAGGCTGATGCGACCGGCCATACCGTCCCCGACGTCGACTCCGCGCCGCCGAGGGACACACGCACGCTGGCGCAGATCCGCGCCGATCTGTTCACCGATCTGCTGCTGTGCGGCGCGCCGAGTCCGCAGCTCGGTGACGGTCTGGAGGCGATCCGCGCTGTGGTGCAGGTGACGGTCCCCGTTCTGCGGATGGCCGGGGCGAGCGACGAGCCGATCGTGCTGGCGGGGTACGGCCCCGTCGACAGCGAGACCGCACGACGACTGGCCGCCGGCGCACGCGGCTGGGAGCGCGTGATGACGTGCCCGACGACGGGAACCCCCGTGGCGGTGGACCGCTACCGGCCTGGGAAGGCTCTCCAGCGCTTTCTGCGTGCTCGGGACGAGGGATGCCGCTTCCCCGGCTGCACCCGGCCTGTCTGGCGGGCAGACCTCGATCACACGATCGCCGCCGCCGACGGCGGCCCCACGACCCCCGGCAACCTCGCTCACTTGTGCCGAAGGCACCACACCCTCAAGCACGCGACCGCGTGGACGGTGCACCAGCAGG
This genomic window contains:
- a CDS encoding GntR family transcriptional regulator; this encodes MAIERKNLRSQVRDELLARMRSGIVQPGEGINEVQLAAELGVSRTPLREALIALESEGQIESENGKGFRFVPLSKHEFEDLAPIMAALEGLALELSPVDELQELGARLARLAADFDQEVVEHSLVISKDDEWHSIMLSACTNRRLLALIESVRGAFHRYESLLVPSDAVIERVAAEHAEIARNLVAGDIPAAVAALRVNWMHGMQRILDNASSGYFTD
- a CDS encoding beta-galactosidase, encoding MADTPRAVRIDALAFGGDYNPDQWSEDVWAEDMRLMRDAGVNMVSLPIFSWPQLEPEPGVYDWGWLDRIMDLLHENGIAIDLATATATPPSWLLRAHPEMMPMDADGHRLEFGSRQAYCPSSPVWRQNVARMARAMAERYGDHPGLAMWHISNEYGDHVSRCWCPESAAHFRRWLRDRYGDLDGLNDAWGVNVWGQRYTSWDHIETPKKAPGPITPTQLLDFERFSSDAMLELFRIEVDVLREVTPDIAVTTNFMSMFRDLDYWDFAAAEDVVTDDGYPDPADPTSHVGAALNYGLMRSLKGGRPWLLLESSASATSWRDINVPKAPGKIRVESLQAVAHGSDAVMFFQWRQAAYGQEKFHSSMLGHRGERSRSFQETKALGHELKRLEVVRGTRVRSRVALVVDWDSWWGSSAVESLPSQRLNWARQARAWQRALHLLGHPVDAVKAAGPFDGYDVVVAPNLYIADAEQAAALTAFAEAGGTVVVGPFSGVVDDTEKVHEGGAPGPFRELLGVEVDEQWPVDDGLAEIVAYGSHAYDSPIWGEWIEVLPGTEVRGSYASGELGGLPAVTSRAIGAGSAWYVSCVLDDDGLVAVLRDALAGAGLPARARVDIHLEAVTRSDADTDYTFVLNHGRTPLTVEVPDGAHDLITGGTTAPTLTLERFGVVVLATPRGESAPFITLAPERLP
- the gcvPA gene encoding aminomethyl-transferring glycine dehydrogenase subunit GcvPA; this encodes MSEPFVHPYIPNTAPEVKAEMLAAVAAASASEFYADVPADLRLHRPLNVPAPLPAEQDLARHVRGILAQNRTTEERLSFLGAGTYNHYVPAVVDEVIRRSEFLTAYAGEPYEDHGRFQALFEYQSLMAELLAMDVVNVPTYDGYQAAATGLSMAGRLTGRGRVLVVSDVLPEKDSKVRDYVRAALEIEVVPTVDGTADVAALRERLGDDVAAVWVETPSFTGAVETRLREISDAAHAVGAVVVVGTDPIGYGVLTPPALHGADIVTGDIQSLGLHQWFGGAHAGFIAVHDDPRFVMEMPSRLFGLESTDVPGEYGFGDVAYDRTSFAHREDGKEWVGTAAALWGIAAGVHLSLMGPQGMAELGELLLARTRYAQRELSAIPGVALGDGALHLREFTVRFSSASAPDLVAALRADGIEPGVVVDDSTLLVCVTETTSAADIDRLAAAIAAALNTREEQAA
- the gcvPB gene encoding aminomethyl-transferring glycine dehydrogenase subunit GcvPB — its product is MSLPVAPKPSPRRFHQASWDEPIVFELSTPGERGILIPSVEPSVREAVGDVVAALPEGMRRPAPPALPEIAQMRVLKHYLRLSQENLGSDLNVDIGQGTCTIKYSPKINDQLIEVPQLRALHPAQDPADTQGALEMLWRLERLMAEISGMDAVSLASPGGSAGIWTNIAMIRAYHASRGEGEQRDEVITTIFSHPSNAAAAKVAGYKVITIHPDTDGYPDLGALKAALSERTAAIMVTNPEDTGIYNPAIQEWVEAAHAVGALASYDQANAAGILGITRARDAGFDVCQFNLHKTFSAPHGSGGPGAAANAVSAALEPFLPGPRVERVDGRFVVREAGDLSIGHVAPAHGVILHVVRAYAWIMALGAEGMLAASQIAVLNNNYLLQRVLEIPGASAPYATGRRRIEQVRYSWQELFEQTGITSEEIGIRMADYGFHYWTSHHPYVVPQPFTLEPTECYSKAEIDEYVSALAQVAREARETPELVRTAPHNQTVHHTHHDDLDDPERWAITWRAYRRKYFGETPADFSAPADLAGAAA